gagcataaacaccggcatggatcagaTGGGTAGAATGGCCGgtatctgtgctgtacattctatgtaattctatgtaaatatgaaaaaagacttgaaaaattggggcatttttcattagaacaacacaGAAGTTGAGGCAGAAATTATGTCATCAATCATGATTAGGTTGAATGAATgaaggatgaaggaaaaggggatataGGGATTTGAGAACAGGGAAAGTAAAAGTGATTCAGGCTATTTGCTGGGCGGAgtggtctgtttccatgttgtaacttctatgtatttctgtgGTGAAATGTCAGAAAATTAAGCTATTCTCATTATTCCCATATATAGTAGAGGCATACAAACTCTCCATATTCAGGGATAGGCTCATGGTAAGGATCACAATGTTAGAAATTCTGGTTTCCCAGTTCTTTTTGCTTTCTTCTAGTAGAGAACCAGATAAAGCAAGAGGCTTTCCATAGGTGGGATTATCCCAGTGTTTGTTGTACTGATGAAATCCCTTAAGGGCTTTGAAAGGAGAGAGTTACTGATCTCAGCTGCTAGATACTTCCCCAGTCAGATATAGTAAATCAACGGGGCAGGCTGCTATCGCACATCTCCAAGCAGCTGGTTAACAGCAACATTGGTGGAGACTGTAAGCAGGATATTTGCCCACTCTCTATGTTGCTGGTACTACGTGGCACAAAGACCAGCAAAGAAGAGAGAAGTGTCAGAAAAAAGAAGCCTTTTGCTCATAAAACAAGTGAAAATAAAGACATCActttctaaatttaaaaaaacagaagtttAAGGTCAAATCTCCAATTCAGAAAAATGATTGAACCCAGATAAATTAAAGGCAATAGACAGAAATGGTTTTCAATTCAGGCTTTCAAAACTTGAAAAATTGCTAAATTAAAATGTCCTCCATTGAAATTAATTATGCTAGTCATCATTTATTTAAAGTGTTTAAAAAGGAATTAAAAAGCAAATAAAACCTCTCTGTATCGCACTGCAATCATTAACTAGATTCTCTGACTGTAACAGTACAAGGAGAGAACCTAGTCATCACCTTTAATTTATTCTGATAATCCATCACCTCTCCACTCATTTGAAATTTGATTGCAGCCAACTCTTCTCGTGCAACCTCCTGGAAGCTTTTTACTTGCTGTTGCGCTCTCACTAGCTCTCTCTGCAGGTCTTTTACAGTTGTTGTTAACTCTTCCGATCTCCTTAACTCCTCTTGCAGCCGTTCATTCTCACTCTTGAGTGTGGAAACATTAAGATTTAGTTGGTTTTGTTCAACTtttacctcctcacaaaatgttgTCTGTTGTTGAGAAATCTCAATACATTTCTGCTCAGTGGCATTTTTTTCTGCATTGAGTGTGCAAATCTGCATGCCGAGTTCTGCCATTTCAGTGTTTGCCCTGTGAAGTAGACCTTTGGTCTCGGCATTCTCAAGTTCTACCTTTTCAATACATTGTTTCAGCTGGGACAATTCTTCTTTAACAGACACAAGTTGTTCCTCAAGTTCAATTATGTGCTGTGCtgaattctctctttctctgttaagATAATCCTCTTTTTCTTTAAGCTGCAAGAGTTTCTCGACATGATCCCTATTAATTGATTCTATCTGTTCTTTTAGATTTTGAACCAAGGTTCTGTATTCCTCCTTGGAGCACACTGCAAGATTTAGATTACTGTGCATATTTTCCTTTTCCTCAACTGCATGTTTAAGCTTTGACCTGAGCTCTTGGCCCTCTGCCTGTAATCTGGACCCTTCAGCCTGCTTGTCTTCAAGCTGATTTTTAGTAGTATCGAGCCTTACGTTTATCTCCTGCATTTCTTTCTCCTGAAGCTCTCTCTCCTGTAGCTGTGCTTTCGTTAATGCGTTTTTCTCAGCTATTAGGCTCTCTGAAAGAATAGTCTGTTGCTTAAAGTTATTCTCAAgattcaatttttctttttccaAGGTCTCTATTTTTGCCTGACTTTTCTCAATGCTTTCTGAAAACTGCTTTAACAGGTTAACTTTAGCAAGTAAAGCATCTTCTTTCTCAGCTAGAAGGGAAACGAGAGAATTTTCATTCTGCTTTGACTTTATTAATTTATTCTCCAGGTCTGAAACCAGTTCTGCCTTGGTCTGGCAATCTACTTGGAGATTTAGTAAGCGGTCGTTCAAATTATTTTCTTGTTGTTTCAGATCATCACATTCAGActgattttgtttcagttttgtttctgctgttttaaactgCCTGAGAGCATTTTGCAAGTTCTCATTCAACTGCCTGTTTTCTTCCCTTAGCTTTTTTTCTTTTCCATCCACTGTCACCATGGCATCAGCTATCTGTCCCTGCAACTGTTTCTCAGATGCGTTCAGTCTGTCTATCTCAGCTTCAAGGGATAAACAAGTCTTCTCCACTTCTTTCTCCCTTTCAGCATGTCTCTGCACTATATGCCGAAGTTTACTATTCTCGGTTTGCAATTTCTGATGCTCAAAGTTAATGTGCTCTGTCCTGGTTTGCAGCTTGACTAATAGTTCTTCTAAatcttgtaatttttttctaAGATCTTCTTTCTCACATAAAAGCTTATTTCGAACCTCCTGATGGTTTTGTGCCGTGTTATAAGCAGCAGACAACTCTAATTCTTTCATTTTGAGTTGGCTAGAAAGAGTATTTAATTGTCCCTCTAAAATAACTTTTAATTTTTCATATTTCATTTGCGTTTCCTCTTGCTGTTTTCTCAACTCCTTAATTGTCTTCTGCCCTGACTCAAGATCTGCAGTTTCCTTTTCTTGTACACTCTTAATTTCTCTACATTTATTCAGGGAACATTCTAGCTCTTCATCTTTCTTTACAAGCTTAGAACTTTTCtcctcaaattttgaagttgCCTCTTTTAGCTTTAACTCAAGCTCATTTATTACTGATTCTCTTGATTTCAAATCGTTTGTTAACTTCTCCAGCTGAGACTGCTGCACACTGTTTAATCTCTGCATCCCAATGTCCTCCCTCTCAGCCTCATTCAACTTGTCAAGAAGCTCATGGATCTTCTGTGCTGAATCATAGTGGGTTGCTGTCAATTGTCCCTTTTCAGTCAAAATACTGTCTATCCTGGCTATCAGCTCTATATTCTTCTGTTCAACTATCATTAGCTTGGTCTGAAGTTCACCAAAATTGCCATCTTTTACCTCTTCAGAGGCCTTGATCCTTTCCATTTCTTGTGTCGATGACTGCAGCTTTAATATGTAGTCTTGATTACGTGTCTCTAACTCCATAATCTTCATGTGAAGCACCTTCTGCTTTTCAGTGGAACTGGCTTCTAATATCTGCAATGATTTCTGAAGTTCTTCAACGGTGCCTTGAGCAAAAACGGAGGCCTCACATTGCTCATTCAGCTCTTCCGCCATCATCTTCAGAGTACGGTTTTCCTCCACAGCATCAGCAGTTGGTTTCTTCACAGCTTCTGCAGTTGGCTTATGCAAAGCTATTGTCCTCTGTAATTCTTCCTTCTCCAGTTCAAGCTGTTGGATCTGGTCTTGCATCTCCCTTTGCTTTACATCAGATTGATCAAGTTCCGCACGTAACTCATCCAAGGTATCCAGCTGCTCCGCTATTAATGGATTGTTTATTTCTGGACTTGAAAGACCTTCTGGAGCCTACACAAAGATGTAAACAATATATTAGTTGTGCTACAGTCAACAGTTTGGATGTAACTTCATCAGTATAACTTATTTTTTCAGAAAAGCACCCAGAATTTGATGATAAGTCACATATCATGTTTACCTAAAATCTTCAAGTAATTTTAAATTATAATTATCTGTGCTGTGTTGTGGCAGAAAGCACAGCAGAGTTGAAGGGACCAGACCACAAAAGTTCATATTTTAAACTACAAGCCCTGGAGTTTCTGCATGATTTCCATCCCAGATAATAGCTCAATCTGGACGATATCAAATGAAACAGCGCTAAAGATCTCAGGATTTTAAGGGTGAGTTGCGCCCATAACAACATTACGCTGGAGTTTCCGTgctcttttacgctggttcagaAGTCCATTTGCCCGAAGTAGTCCCTGCCCACAATTCTGGACCCGGCCCCGGGTCGGATTGGCGAGTTTCCGCCGATTGCGCccgtttcgggggggggggggttcatcaCAATGCGCCCAGATTCTTGGGCGCACAGGCACCCATGGTTACCTGAATCCAGCGTTAATCACCTGTACTTGCAGTAACCGGCAGACAATTGAAGCCTGACCCAGGTCATGCTGCTgctgcaattattttaaatttagtttAAATTCAGTCAATTAATCTGCCCTTGGTACACAGGGCCTGTGatcagcagtcaattgaagccactcAGGTGTGTCCTGCTCTGCTGCAGTAATTAGTTAATTGAAGACAGCAGTGACCAGCCGTCAATTGTAGCCAATTAAAAAGAAAGACCAAAAGTACTGAATCGGTCAACTGATCTTCCCTACTTATAGTTTAAAAAGATGAAGAATGGCTCATTACTTGGCAATCCCACTCCTGTGTGATGCTGCAGGGTGCCCCGTTCCAGTGATGAATCGATTACATTGCTTGATTACgctgattcatgggagattttacgtGCGggcttatagaattatagaaaggttacagcacaggaggccattcggcccatcgagtctgcgctggcccgatgcaacagcaatccagctagtcccactcctccccctttccccgtagccctgcaaattttttcctttcaaggccttcaaaagggaactggataagtacatgattgaatctgcctccaccaccccctcgggcagtgcattccagatcataaccactcgctgtgtaaaaaagtttttcctcatgtcacctttggttcttttgccagttaccttaaatctatgtcctctggtccttgacccttccaccaatgggaacagtttttctctatctattctgtctagacccttcatgattttgaatacctctttcaatctcctctcaaccatctctgttccaaggaaaacaaccccagcttcttcagtccatccatgtaactaaagtccctcatccttggaatcattcaagtaaatctcttctgcaacctctctaaggccttcacatctttcctgaagtgcagtcccagaactggacacaatactccagttatggccaaaccagtgttttataaaggttcaacttaacttccttgcttttgtactctatgtctctatttataatccctaggatcccgtatgctt
This DNA window, taken from Heptranchias perlo isolate sHepPer1 chromosome 2, sHepPer1.hap1, whole genome shotgun sequence, encodes the following:
- the fyco1a gene encoding FYVE and coiled-coil domain-containing protein 1; this encodes MGGSCREDSGGLASGGEDTVQKMRANAISELNREHKENGEPVTDDSTNLHKCCLKLEYLLQFDQKEKTTFLGSRKDYWEYFCDCLAKLKGANDGIRFVKSIPELKTSLGKGRAFIRYSLVHQRLGDTFQQCLMNVKVTSDWYYVRSPLLKSHLGSDIVNHLYELNEVQFDLASRGHDLDATWPTFARRSLGLPHSPSHLWKPPSRCSSISSLISNYSQAPEGLSSPEINNPLIAEQLDTLDELRAELDQSDVKQREMQDQIQQLELEKEELQRTIALHKPTAEAVKKPTADAVEENRTLKMMAEELNEQCEASVFAQGTVEELQKSLQILEASSTEKQKVLHMKIMELETRNQDYILKLQSSTQEMERIKASEEVKDGNFGELQTKLMIVEQKNIELIARIDSILTEKGQLTATHYDSAQKIHELLDKLNEAEREDIGMQRLNSVQQSQLEKLTNDLKSRESVINELELKLKEATSKFEEKSSKLVKKDEELECSLNKCREIKSVQEKETADLESGQKTIKELRKQQEETQMKYEKLKVILEGQLNTLSSQLKMKELELSAAYNTAQNHQEVRNKLLCEKEDLRKKLQDLEELLVKLQTRTEHINFEHQKLQTENSKLRHIVQRHAEREKEVEKTCLSLEAEIDRLNASEKQLQGQIADAMVTVDGKEKKLREENRQLNENLQNALRQFKTAETKLKQNQSECDDLKQQENNLNDRLLNLQVDCQTKAELVSDLENKLIKSKQNENSLVSLLAEKEDALLAKVNLLKQFSESIEKSQAKIETLEKEKLNLENNFKQQTILSESLIAEKNALTKAQLQERELQEKEMQEINVRLDTTKNQLEDKQAEGSRLQAEGQELRSKLKHAVEEKENMHSNLNLAVCSKEEYRTLVQNLKEQIESINRDHVEKLLQLKEKEDYLNRERENSAQHIIELEEQLVSVKEELSQLKQCIEKVELENAETKGLLHRANTEMAELGMQICTLNAEKNATEQKCIEISQQQTTFCEEVKVEQNQLNLNVSTLKSENERLQEELRRSEELTTTVKDLQRELVRAQQQVKSFQEVAREELAAIKFQMSGEVMDYQNKLKTAGDELEAVRKHLNERQSQITLMEEQLLEFQDLNCKLSDQLEQKAQVIVDSQLFRNEKEEKLKSLAENLISTQQELEAVKKQLEEYKQHLEKTQAETERNEQKLLAEVDDLNRTKEFLEERLIELIKDKDALWQKSDALEFEQKLRTEARWLGDREVNYCLDCQSQFTWWLRRHHCRLCGRIFCYYCSNNFVTTKHSGKRERCCRACYTEHSAVVQRFNDPGSSGTTNSPDESPSHSASERPTSRNTESFTKPDDAAFDIITDEELNEIEENDCSLEFRNEFLSTQSESTFPSLSPTCDTASTDGPRIAPEDGSTQPMQDAEINLLNCGEITLRIPLSVDEIRQFGASNRELFIKSSCYSLIPIAVEECGLTISWVFSSDPKSISFSVVYQESEETSYEQCKVLIPLTRCNSHKETIQGQLKTRNTGLYLLIFDNSFSRFTSKKVLYRLTVEKPIIYDGSDVPEP